TTAGCGCGCCGTCTCGCCCGCGTCACGCACGGCTATTGCAACGTTTGAGAGCGGGGCGCGTGGCGGCCATGGGCATCGATGGTGAACCACTCCCGCTCGTCTTCGGGGGACAAGGGTTCGATCTCCGGCGTCGCGACAAGGACGTCCTCGGCTGCGTAGGCCATCACGCCGCCTTCGGTGTCCGCGATGAGGATGCGGTAGAAAGGCTGGTCGCTGACGACCACGCCCGTCTCTGCGGCCGAACCTGCGTATTGGGCGTCCACATCGAGAACCAGACCATGGAAGGCGTGGTCGCGATGCCGGACGATCTGTCCGAGGCCGAACCGGGCTGTGTGAACCTGGGTCATGACCGCAGCATAGGCCGGGCCGTCTGAAGCCCATGAGGATGCGCTGTTCATCCTCCGGTCATCAGGTCGGCCGTCAGGTCACGGCTTTGCAGATGACGGCTTGGCGCGACAGGGCGCGAGGGTTTACCTTGTCGGGGACGGGCGCCGCTTCGGACCGCCCACATGAGAACTCGGCCCATGCCGGAGACCCCTGGCGCGCCCGGACGGCGCGACACGCGGTCCCTGCCTCGAAGGCCCCGCAGCAGCGGGCATTTCGATCGGGACGCGCCCCTCTATGGCGCGCTCGACCTGGGGACCAACAATTGCCGCCTGCTGATCGCGCGCCCCGCGCGCGACGGCTTTCGCGTGGTCGATTCCTTCAGCCGCATCGTGCGCCTGGGCGAGAGTCTGTCGCGCACGGGCCGCCTGGACGACCGCGCGATGGACCGGGCCTATGACGCCCTGGCCCTGTGCGCCGAACGTCTGGTGCGCAAGGGGGTCGATCCCCAGCGCCTGACCGCCGTCGCCACCCAGGCCTGCCGCATGGCCGAGAACGGCCCCGCCTTCGTCGAGCGGGTGCGGCGCGGCACGGGCCTGCGCCTCACGATCATCGACC
The nucleotide sequence above comes from Brevundimonas naejangsanensis. Encoded proteins:
- the hspQ gene encoding heat shock protein HspQ, which gives rise to MTQVHTARFGLGQIVRHRDHAFHGLVLDVDAQYAGSAAETGVVVSDQPFYRILIADTEGGVMAYAAEDVLVATPEIEPLSPEDEREWFTIDAHGRHAPRSQTLQ